One genomic region from Parafrankia irregularis encodes:
- a CDS encoding GOLPH3/VPS74 family protein → MNPDLPTSLPAKLYLLAYNLEKDQMYANRRLGRALRAAALVELETDGWLTDDGGLARVAADLPPGRGEPTPRGGAGRADPLVAAVHRQISEAPAPRAWVDWIDHDHRRAAVETRDDLESAGWLRVARGRVLSVIPTSAVVLLDRPRVRELNRAAGPVLRGEVTPQAAPADLVALVALAAAGDVITLVNVSQRRAFADRIATLTALAGPAAVALASRRPARG, encoded by the coding sequence GTGAATCCTGACCTGCCCACCTCGCTGCCCGCGAAGCTCTATCTCCTGGCCTACAACCTGGAGAAGGACCAGATGTACGCCAACCGGCGCCTCGGCCGGGCCCTGCGGGCTGCGGCGCTGGTCGAACTGGAGACGGACGGATGGCTCACCGACGACGGTGGGCTGGCCCGGGTGGCCGCGGACCTGCCGCCCGGGCGAGGGGAGCCGACGCCGCGGGGCGGGGCCGGGCGCGCCGATCCGCTCGTCGCCGCGGTCCACCGCCAGATCAGCGAGGCTCCGGCCCCACGAGCCTGGGTGGACTGGATCGACCACGACCACCGCCGCGCGGCGGTCGAGACCCGTGACGACCTGGAGTCGGCGGGCTGGCTGCGGGTGGCCCGGGGGCGGGTGCTCTCCGTCATCCCGACGTCTGCGGTCGTGCTCCTCGACCGGCCTCGGGTGCGGGAGCTGAACCGCGCCGCCGGTCCGGTGCTGCGCGGTGAGGTCACCCCGCAGGCCGCCCCGGCGGACCTGGTCGCGCTGGTGGCGCTGGCGGCGGCCGGCGATGTGATCACACTGGTGAACGTCAGCCAACGCAGGGCGTTCGCCGACCGGATCGCCACGCTCACCGCCCTGGCCGGCCCTGCGGCCGTCGCGCTCGCCAGCCGACGTCCCGCACGGGGGTGA
- a CDS encoding ATP-binding protein, protein MPMSGYVPRIADGPLADLLTELPAVMVTGPRAAGKTTSARRIAGDVLRLDDPAVAAAVAANPDAALRRVSEPVLLDEWQEVPEVLGAVKRAVDEDPRPGRFLLTGSVEAEFTTRQWPGTGRVVRLVLHGLTEREIAGAVDRPSLLELLLTGDLSRLSVSGPPPSLDDYVDLALRSGFPQAALHLSARGRLAWLDAYVDHVVTRDVAAAGEQRDPVRLRRYLEVLGLSTAGLPADGTLCQAAEINQRTADAYDRILGALYLLDLVPAWSTNRLHRLTKRAKRYLTDPALALAAARVDEQSVLRDGDLLGRILDTFVVAQLRPEVTLLHPRARLHHIRSRDGQEVDIVIDLGRGQVIAIEIKASSAPSARDARHLAWLRDQLGADFRAGVVFHTGPLPFDLGDRIWALPISALWAARVG, encoded by the coding sequence ATGCCCATGTCAGGGTACGTTCCACGGATCGCTGATGGACCACTGGCCGATCTGCTCACCGAGCTGCCTGCCGTCATGGTCACGGGCCCGCGTGCGGCGGGGAAGACGACCTCTGCCAGGCGGATCGCCGGCGACGTTCTGCGGCTCGATGACCCCGCGGTCGCCGCGGCGGTCGCGGCGAATCCGGATGCGGCCCTGCGCCGGGTGAGCGAGCCGGTCCTCCTCGACGAGTGGCAGGAGGTGCCGGAGGTCCTGGGCGCGGTCAAGCGTGCGGTCGATGAAGATCCCCGACCTGGCCGGTTCCTCCTCACCGGCAGCGTCGAAGCGGAATTCACCACCCGCCAGTGGCCCGGCACGGGGCGGGTCGTCCGGCTGGTGCTGCACGGCCTGACCGAGCGGGAGATCGCCGGTGCGGTCGACCGGCCGAGCCTGCTCGAACTGCTCCTCACCGGCGACCTCTCCCGCCTGAGCGTCTCCGGTCCGCCGCCGAGCCTGGACGACTATGTGGACCTGGCGCTGCGCAGCGGCTTTCCCCAGGCCGCCCTGCACCTGAGCGCGCGTGGGCGGCTCGCCTGGCTGGACGCCTATGTCGACCATGTCGTCACCCGCGATGTGGCCGCCGCTGGGGAGCAGCGCGACCCCGTCCGGCTGCGCCGCTATCTCGAGGTGCTGGGGCTTTCGACGGCCGGGCTTCCCGCCGACGGCACGCTCTGCCAGGCCGCCGAGATCAACCAGCGGACGGCGGACGCCTACGACCGGATCCTGGGCGCGCTGTACCTGCTCGACCTCGTTCCCGCCTGGTCGACGAACCGTCTGCACAGGCTGACCAAACGGGCGAAGCGGTATCTGACCGACCCCGCCCTCGCGCTCGCCGCAGCCCGGGTGGATGAGCAGAGCGTCCTGCGCGACGGGGACCTGCTCGGCCGGATCCTCGACACCTTCGTCGTGGCTCAGCTGCGACCGGAGGTGACGCTGCTGCACCCGCGTGCCCGGCTGCACCACATCCGCTCCCGCGACGGGCAGGAGGTCGACATCGTCATCGACCTCGGCCGGGGCCAGGTGATCGCGATCGAGATCAAGGCATCCTCGGCGCCGTCGGCCCGGGACGCCCGCCATCTCGCCTGGCTGCGCGACCAGCTCGGTGCGGACTTCCGCGCGGGCGTCGTGTTCCACACCGGTCCGCTGCCGTTCGACCTCGGCGACCGGATCTGGGCCCTGCCCATCAGCGCCCTGTGGGCCGCCCGCGTCGGTTAG
- a CDS encoding FG-GAP repeat domain-containing protein: MRLQAGRIALVAAVLWSASWAVADSAAASTSVSGFANRSGDFNGDGRDDILSFDHQTNGVDVALSTVLPAQWNSLQTFGVRERWADTPRGPDDLTLVGDADGDGLDDLVTITARKGDAGVVRVWLSTGSTFVDSPGWQDSLPAGQLVTADDLAVVPAVGDFNGDGLADVAAFVTAGSAAGTVRFALSTGTGFDSVQAVADAFPAGTGAAPEVGDFNGDGRDDFAVFTRGVTADVYVSVSTGYGFDPAALWHDSFAGGSGYPAVGDFNGDGRDDMVAFTHDAAADVYVALSTGSGFSGTTKWQDNFAPRPEYPGVGDADGDGRDDILVYTGGPANDVWVALSTYFWTPRTGVVRYFGNSEKWHDNFSIGNYALGIAYWP; encoded by the coding sequence ATGAGGCTTCAGGCAGGCCGGATCGCGCTGGTCGCCGCTGTTCTGTGGTCGGCCAGCTGGGCCGTCGCCGACAGCGCCGCGGCATCTACGTCGGTCTCCGGTTTCGCGAACCGCAGTGGCGATTTCAATGGTGACGGGCGGGACGACATCCTTTCCTTCGACCATCAGACCAACGGCGTGGATGTCGCCCTGAGTACTGTCCTGCCGGCGCAGTGGAACTCCCTGCAGACCTTCGGTGTTCGGGAACGCTGGGCGGACACGCCGCGCGGGCCGGACGATCTGACGCTGGTCGGCGACGCCGACGGAGACGGCCTCGACGACCTCGTGACCATCACCGCGCGGAAGGGCGATGCCGGTGTGGTCCGCGTCTGGCTCAGTACCGGCTCCACGTTCGTCGACTCGCCTGGCTGGCAGGACTCCCTGCCGGCCGGGCAGCTGGTGACCGCTGACGACCTGGCGGTCGTACCGGCGGTCGGCGACTTCAACGGCGACGGCCTGGCCGATGTCGCGGCCTTCGTCACCGCCGGCTCCGCGGCCGGCACCGTCCGGTTCGCGCTGTCGACCGGTACCGGTTTCGATTCCGTCCAGGCCGTGGCCGACGCGTTTCCCGCCGGGACTGGAGCAGCGCCCGAGGTGGGAGACTTCAACGGCGACGGCCGGGACGATTTCGCCGTCTTCACCCGAGGCGTCACCGCCGACGTGTATGTCTCGGTGTCGACCGGCTACGGGTTCGATCCCGCCGCACTGTGGCATGACAGTTTCGCGGGCGGCAGCGGATATCCCGCGGTCGGGGATTTCAACGGTGACGGCCGGGACGACATGGTGGCCTTCACCCACGACGCCGCGGCCGACGTGTACGTGGCACTGTCGACGGGCAGTGGATTCTCCGGGACGACGAAGTGGCAGGACAACTTCGCGCCCAGGCCGGAATACCCGGGAGTGGGCGACGCCGACGGGGACGGCCGCGACGACATCCTGGTCTACACCGGTGGTCCCGCCAATGACGTGTGGGTCGCGCTCAGCACCTACTTCTGGACGCCCCGGACTGGTGTCGTCCGGTACTTCGGAAACAGCGAAAAATGGCACGACAACTTTTCGATTGGAAACTACGCACTAGGCATCGCATACTGGCCCTGA
- a CDS encoding helix-turn-helix transcriptional regulator, protein MDDRAEASEAPARDVPAPDAIVGRRREIAALRGWLRSAGGGAGRLVLCAGEAGIGKTRLARELAGMALAGGCAVAWGRCAETEGAPAFWPWRQALRSLGADPDGVLGRGEAQSPQDRFRVFEGVADAIGGIAARGGLTVVLDDIHRADEPSLLVLRHLADQVADAQLLILATFRDREPAGALARVLPDLLRSPAAVRLDLRGFDLAEVSEQLRRMTTSGTDSGTDSGTEVAASDGESTATADETEAEMTASASASATARLVLEVTAGNPLFVREIGRAVVEGTWRPEQPPRTVLDAVGARLDRVGPRCRRLVQAAAVAGRRFGIALVATMIGEPVEECLRLADEAAAHGLLDRLGAGEFQFVHVLTRDAVEASLAGPESASLHRAVATALADRFADDPAEHLADIARHWAQLAPYGAAEAEAARVWTARAADEAVRRLAHEEGARLYRAALTFGQSSTTDTDRCHLLVALGRASYLAGDLAGCLDAAARAADAARAAGRPDLLADAALVLEAAPGQDVNALAHQLCEEALARLGTATAATGTAVTGTAAATAVSEDPTSPTVALRARLLAQRAHLAFYAGEQDQLASQSAEALTLARRCADDQALTDALRARQEACPGPAGREERLALATEMLALSRRTNSARTAMWGELWRIEALVESGQLPAAAEELPGLRAAVEQVGGPVSAWHRDRATACVAQARGRYAEALAAGRRGFDRMRVIEPAPAGGAYMALTYALACHLGLGAGTGVGSGFGTGTGAGAGAGAGAGAGAGAGAGAGAGSEADSEAEAVLRQTFEPPPRFRTMAPLTRAAMFLVAGQPEAAAATYELAGPPASWSLPAFFVLPGQVYAVLTVAGLVTAGLGRSDELDGLLERLQAFRGEHASGGGVSYLGPVELALGRGALTLGRLDQAVDDLTTAAGIAGRAGAPGFVAQARYHLATALLARGAPGDRALAVAAARDANRVAQVLGMTAYTGLTSALVADLGDAGTPNGARSSGDIHLPASVGGSAAVGGSAVVGGSAVVGGPAAAELVPDPGEEMLSPREREVARLVAEGLTNRQIAARLVISERTAQNHVQHILTKLGFRARSQIAAWVVRNSRDEQRMSMPAE, encoded by the coding sequence GTGGATGATCGTGCCGAAGCGAGCGAGGCGCCAGCCCGCGACGTGCCTGCGCCCGACGCGATCGTCGGGCGCAGGCGGGAGATCGCGGCGCTGCGCGGATGGCTGAGGTCGGCTGGCGGCGGCGCCGGTCGCCTGGTGCTGTGCGCGGGCGAGGCGGGAATCGGGAAGACCCGACTGGCGCGCGAGCTGGCCGGGATGGCCCTGGCCGGCGGGTGCGCCGTGGCGTGGGGTCGCTGCGCCGAGACGGAGGGCGCACCCGCCTTCTGGCCGTGGCGCCAGGCGCTGCGGTCCCTCGGCGCCGATCCCGACGGTGTGCTGGGGCGCGGCGAGGCGCAGTCGCCGCAGGACAGGTTCCGGGTGTTCGAGGGCGTCGCCGACGCGATCGGTGGCATCGCGGCCCGGGGTGGGCTGACCGTGGTCCTCGACGACATCCACCGCGCCGACGAGCCTTCCCTGCTCGTCCTGCGCCATCTCGCCGATCAGGTGGCCGACGCGCAGCTGCTGATCCTCGCCACCTTCCGTGACCGCGAACCGGCCGGCGCACTCGCCCGCGTGCTGCCCGATCTGCTGCGGTCACCGGCCGCCGTGCGTCTCGACCTACGGGGATTCGACCTGGCGGAGGTCAGCGAACAGCTGCGGCGCATGACGACCTCGGGGACGGACTCGGGGACGGACTCGGGGACGGAGGTCGCCGCGTCCGATGGCGAGTCCACCGCCACCGCCGACGAGACCGAGGCCGAGATGACGGCGTCGGCGTCGGCGTCCGCGACGGCGCGGCTGGTGCTTGAGGTCACCGCTGGGAACCCGCTGTTCGTCCGGGAGATCGGACGGGCGGTGGTGGAAGGCACCTGGCGACCGGAGCAGCCCCCGCGTACCGTGCTCGACGCCGTTGGCGCCCGGCTCGACCGGGTCGGTCCACGATGCCGCCGGCTGGTGCAGGCGGCCGCCGTCGCCGGCCGGCGTTTCGGGATCGCGCTCGTCGCCACGATGATCGGCGAGCCCGTCGAGGAGTGCCTGCGGCTGGCCGACGAGGCGGCCGCGCATGGCCTGCTCGACCGGCTCGGCGCCGGCGAGTTCCAGTTCGTGCACGTGCTGACCAGGGACGCCGTCGAGGCGTCACTCGCCGGCCCGGAATCGGCCAGCCTGCACCGCGCGGTTGCCACCGCCCTCGCGGACCGGTTCGCGGACGATCCGGCCGAGCACCTCGCGGACATCGCGCGGCACTGGGCGCAGCTCGCGCCCTACGGCGCGGCCGAGGCCGAGGCGGCCCGCGTCTGGACGGCACGGGCCGCCGATGAGGCGGTGCGCCGCCTCGCCCACGAGGAGGGCGCACGGCTGTACCGGGCCGCTCTCACCTTCGGCCAGAGCTCGACGACCGACACCGACCGGTGTCACCTGCTGGTCGCGCTCGGCCGGGCCAGCTACCTGGCCGGTGATCTGGCTGGCTGCCTGGACGCCGCCGCCCGGGCGGCCGACGCCGCACGCGCGGCCGGACGGCCCGATCTGCTCGCCGACGCCGCACTGGTGCTCGAGGCGGCGCCGGGGCAGGACGTCAACGCGCTCGCCCACCAGCTCTGCGAGGAGGCCCTCGCCCGGCTGGGCACAGCCACAGCGGCCACTGGCACAGCAGTTACTGGCACAGCAGCCGCGACCGCGGTGTCCGAGGACCCGACGTCCCCGACGGTGGCGTTGCGCGCCCGGCTACTGGCCCAGCGCGCCCACCTCGCGTTCTACGCCGGCGAGCAGGACCAGCTGGCGAGCCAGAGCGCCGAGGCGCTCACGCTCGCCCGCAGGTGTGCTGACGACCAGGCGCTCACCGACGCGCTGCGCGCCCGGCAGGAAGCCTGCCCGGGGCCGGCGGGCCGGGAGGAGCGGCTTGCGCTGGCCACCGAGATGCTGGCGCTCTCCCGGCGGACGAACAGTGCCCGAACGGCCATGTGGGGCGAGCTGTGGCGAATCGAGGCGCTGGTCGAGAGCGGCCAGCTTCCGGCGGCGGCCGAGGAGCTCCCCGGACTGCGGGCAGCTGTCGAGCAGGTCGGCGGACCGGTCAGTGCCTGGCACCGTGACCGGGCCACCGCGTGCGTCGCCCAGGCACGGGGCCGCTACGCCGAGGCGCTCGCGGCCGGGCGGCGCGGGTTCGACCGTATGCGTGTCATCGAACCCGCACCGGCCGGCGGCGCCTACATGGCGCTCACCTACGCGCTCGCCTGCCACCTCGGCCTCGGCGCCGGCACCGGCGTCGGCAGCGGCTTCGGGACCGGGACCGGGGCCGGGGCCGGGGCCGGGGCCGGGGCCGGGGCCGGGGCCGGGGCCGGGGCCGGGGCCGGGGCCGGCAGCGAGGCGGACAGCGAGGCGGAGGCGGTCCTGCGGCAGACGTTCGAGCCGCCGCCCCGCTTCCGGACAATGGCCCCGCTCACCCGGGCGGCCATGTTCCTCGTCGCCGGGCAGCCGGAGGCGGCAGCGGCGACGTACGAGCTCGCCGGGCCGCCCGCCTCGTGGTCGCTGCCGGCGTTCTTCGTCCTGCCTGGCCAGGTGTACGCCGTGCTCACGGTCGCCGGACTCGTCACCGCGGGGCTCGGGAGGTCCGACGAGCTCGACGGCCTGCTCGAGCGGCTCCAGGCGTTCCGCGGCGAGCACGCCAGCGGCGGCGGGGTCTCCTATCTTGGCCCGGTGGAGCTGGCGCTGGGGCGCGGCGCGCTCACCCTCGGCCGGCTCGACCAGGCCGTCGACGACCTGACCACCGCGGCCGGGATCGCGGGCCGCGCCGGTGCACCCGGCTTCGTGGCCCAGGCGCGATACCACCTGGCGACCGCGCTGCTGGCTCGCGGCGCGCCCGGCGACCGGGCCCTGGCCGTCGCGGCCGCCCGCGATGCCAACCGCGTCGCACAGGTCCTCGGCATGACGGCCTACACCGGCCTGACCTCGGCGCTGGTCGCCGACCTCGGCGATGCCGGCACGCCCAACGGCGCCCGCTCATCCGGTGACATCCACCTGCCTGCGTCGGTCGGAGGGTCTGCCGCGGTCGGAGGGTCTGCCGTGGTCGGAGGGTCTGCCGTGGTCGGCGGACCCGCTGCCGCGGAGCTGGTGCCGGATCCCGGGGAGGAAATGCTGAGCCCGCGAGAGCGGGAGGTAGCCCGCCTGGTCGCCGAGGGCCTGACCAACCGGCAGATCGCGGCACGGCTCGTCATCTCCGAGCGCACCGCGCAGAACCACGTCCAGCACATACTCACCAAGCTCGGTTTCCGCGCGCGCAGCCAGATCGCCGCCTGGGTCGTCCGTAACTCACGCGATGAGCAGCGGATGAGTATGCCCGCTGAGTAG
- a CDS encoding S1C family serine protease, producing the protein MTSGPEPRAAAGRAFGLRGIHTLLIASAVTIVTLAVVVAVLASRPGGSPQARAGTVPTPSASPSASPSPSVADVYQRVVPSVVVVRTEHGTVGSGVIVAGDGTVLTASHVVTDGGAISLTFSDGTRSTATVASTDPETDTAMLTPATLPRPVVPATLGSRVEVGGEVIALGNPLGLTFSVSSGVVSGLDRTAPSTATESGELSGLIQFDAAVNAGSSGGPLLDADGLVVGIVVSIADPGEDEAFAGIGFAVPISSALRSGGGGSGPGGGRGPRI; encoded by the coding sequence ATGACGTCCGGGCCCGAGCCCCGAGCGGCCGCCGGGCGCGCCTTCGGGTTACGCGGCATACACACCCTGCTGATCGCCTCCGCGGTCACGATCGTCACGCTCGCCGTGGTGGTCGCCGTGCTCGCGTCCCGGCCCGGCGGGAGCCCGCAGGCACGGGCAGGCACCGTCCCGACACCGTCGGCAAGCCCCAGCGCGAGCCCGTCCCCCAGCGTGGCGGATGTCTACCAGCGGGTCGTGCCGTCCGTGGTGGTGGTGCGGACAGAGCACGGGACGGTCGGCTCCGGGGTGATCGTGGCGGGCGACGGCACCGTCCTCACCGCCAGCCATGTCGTCACCGACGGCGGCGCGATCAGCCTCACCTTCTCCGACGGGACCCGGTCCACCGCCACGGTGGCCTCGACGGACCCGGAGACCGACACCGCGATGCTCACACCGGCGACACTGCCGCGGCCGGTCGTGCCGGCCACGCTCGGCAGCCGCGTCGAGGTCGGCGGCGAGGTGATCGCGCTGGGCAATCCGCTCGGGCTGACGTTCAGTGTCTCCTCCGGCGTCGTGTCGGGCCTGGATCGCACCGCGCCCTCGACGGCCACGGAGAGCGGTGAGCTGTCCGGGCTGATCCAGTTCGACGCCGCGGTGAACGCCGGCAGCTCCGGGGGCCCGCTACTCGACGCCGACGGCCTGGTCGTCGGGATCGTCGTCTCCATCGCCGACCCCGGCGAGGACGAGGCATTCGCCGGCATCGGTTTCGCCGTGCCCATCTCCAGCGCCCTGCGCAGCGGCGGTGGCGGCTCCGGGCCCGGTGGCGGCCGCGGGCCGCGGATCTGA
- a CDS encoding AAA family ATPase, with amino-acid sequence MTAPIPAPAPAPAPARGAASPLEQVLFEVKRTIVGQDVLLERMAIGLLAGGHLLVEGVPGLAKTLAVKSLASAVGGQFQRIQFTPDLLPADLVGTRVYRQHTGEFETTLGPVFTNLLLADEINRAPAKVQSALLEVMQERQVTIGRETYPVPDPFLVLATQNPIESEGTYPLPEAQVDRFMMKVLVHYPAPVEEHAIVDRALRPPLPTQRILTPEDLVRMRAQVQDVYVDPAIVDYAVRLVVATRSLGTVGLGNLDRYVTHGASPRASIALVLGARALAYLRGRDYAIPQDLYALVPDVLRHRLVLSYEALADDVAPDTVIAGVLRAVPMPEVPLRAR; translated from the coding sequence ATGACCGCGCCCATACCCGCGCCCGCCCCGGCACCCGCACCCGCCCGCGGCGCGGCCAGCCCGCTCGAGCAGGTGCTGTTCGAGGTGAAACGCACGATCGTCGGGCAGGACGTGCTGCTGGAGCGGATGGCGATCGGACTGCTCGCCGGCGGCCATCTGCTGGTCGAGGGCGTGCCGGGGCTGGCGAAGACGCTGGCGGTGAAGTCGCTGGCCAGCGCGGTCGGCGGGCAGTTCCAGCGCATCCAGTTCACCCCTGACCTCCTGCCCGCCGACCTGGTCGGCACCCGGGTCTACCGCCAGCACACCGGGGAGTTCGAGACGACGCTCGGACCGGTCTTCACCAACCTGCTGCTCGCCGACGAGATCAACCGGGCCCCGGCGAAGGTGCAGAGCGCGCTGCTGGAGGTGATGCAGGAGCGTCAGGTGACGATCGGGCGCGAGACCTACCCCGTCCCCGACCCGTTCCTGGTCCTGGCGACGCAGAACCCGATCGAGTCCGAGGGCACCTACCCGCTGCCGGAGGCCCAGGTCGACCGTTTCATGATGAAGGTCCTCGTCCACTACCCGGCGCCGGTGGAGGAGCACGCCATCGTCGACCGGGCCCTGCGGCCCCCCTTGCCGACCCAGCGGATCCTCACCCCCGAGGACCTGGTGCGGATGCGGGCGCAGGTCCAGGACGTGTACGTCGACCCGGCCATCGTCGACTACGCGGTGCGGCTCGTCGTCGCCACCCGCTCGCTGGGCACGGTGGGGCTGGGCAACCTGGACCGCTACGTCACCCACGGCGCCAGCCCGCGCGCGTCGATCGCCCTCGTGCTGGGCGCCCGGGCGCTGGCCTACCTGCGCGGCCGGGACTACGCCATTCCGCAGGACCTGTACGCGCTCGTCCCCGACGTGCTGCGCCACCGCCTCGTGCTGTCATATGAGGCGCTGGCCGACGACGTCGCCCCCGACACCGTCATCGCCGGCGTGCTG